A genomic segment from Frateuria edaphi encodes:
- a CDS encoding zinc-dependent alcohol dehydrogenase family protein — protein sequence MRAMVLEAVGEPLVLRQAADPEPGSGEIRLRVEACGVCRTDLHVVDGELPAIATPVVPGHEVVGRIDRIGKGVHQLGPGQRVGVPWLGSTCGTCEYCLCGRENLCDTPGFTGYTRPGGFASHLVARAEFCIPLAEDADPVATAPLLCAGLIGWRALCRTGQARVLGIYGFGAAAHLLAQVARHQGRRVYAFTRNGDLAAQAFARSQGVAWAGDADATAPEPLDAAIIFAPAGELVPVALKAVRKGGRVVCGGIHMSDIPGFPYRLLWEERELVSVANLTRADAPAFFAEAARAGVCATTRRYPLEAANEALDDLRHGRLDGAAVLVP from the coding sequence ATGCGCGCGATGGTGCTCGAAGCCGTGGGGGAGCCGCTCGTGCTGCGGCAGGCGGCCGACCCGGAGCCGGGCTCCGGCGAGATTCGCTTGCGCGTGGAAGCCTGCGGCGTATGCCGCACCGATCTGCACGTGGTGGATGGCGAGCTGCCTGCGATAGCCACGCCGGTCGTACCCGGACACGAAGTGGTCGGCCGGATCGACCGGATCGGGAAGGGCGTGCACCAGCTCGGCCCTGGCCAGCGCGTGGGCGTGCCCTGGCTGGGCTCGACCTGCGGCACTTGCGAGTACTGCCTTTGCGGACGCGAGAACCTGTGCGATACGCCGGGCTTCACCGGTTACACCCGGCCCGGCGGATTCGCCAGCCACCTCGTCGCGCGTGCCGAGTTCTGCATTCCGCTCGCGGAGGACGCCGATCCGGTCGCGACCGCGCCGTTGCTGTGCGCGGGGCTGATCGGCTGGCGCGCGCTCTGCCGGACGGGACAGGCGCGCGTCCTGGGCATCTACGGTTTCGGCGCAGCCGCCCACCTGCTGGCGCAGGTCGCGCGACACCAGGGGCGGCGGGTGTACGCGTTCACCCGGAACGGGGACCTGGCGGCGCAGGCCTTCGCCCGCTCGCAGGGCGTGGCATGGGCGGGCGACGCCGACGCGACTGCGCCGGAGCCGCTGGATGCGGCGATCATCTTCGCTCCTGCCGGCGAGCTGGTGCCGGTCGCGTTGAAGGCGGTGCGCAAGGGCGGCCGGGTGGTGTGCGGCGGCATCCACATGTCCGACATCCCGGGGTTTCCCTACCGGCTGTTGTGGGAGGAACGCGAGCTGGTTTCAGTGGCTAACCTGACCCGCGCGGACGCCCCTGCCTTCTTCGCCGAAGCCGCCAGGGCAGGGGTGTGCGCCACGACGAGGCGCTACCCGCTCGAAGCGGCGAACGAGGCGCTCGACGACCTGCGCCACGGCAGGCTCGACGGCGCCGCCGTCCTGGTGCCGTAA
- a CDS encoding universal stress protein — protein MYDILINSLNYEDWSRGVQYGTQLATLMQASVTGAYIYPSPLYATPSFSTPELIEAVLETARTLEASALAAERPFVSWASAMGIEHAAWVVGQGILSDALVQIACWHDLLVLERDPMRTWASPTDLAALILAVGLPCIVVPPQPVRGVGLSRVAIAWNGAPEAIRAVHSALPLLQRADEVVLLRGAPKETFHDVTWKPPFDIDAYLQRHGIRARSQDLLTNEHDAGEALLEQADRFHADLLVMGAYGRSRFSEWALGGATRHVLWHARLPVLFRH, from the coding sequence ATGTACGACATCCTGATCAACTCGCTCAACTACGAGGATTGGTCCCGAGGCGTCCAGTACGGCACGCAGCTGGCGACCCTGATGCAGGCGTCGGTCACAGGCGCATACATCTACCCCTCGCCGCTCTATGCCACGCCGAGCTTCAGCACGCCCGAACTGATCGAGGCGGTGTTGGAGACGGCACGCACGCTGGAGGCCAGCGCGCTGGCGGCCGAGCGTCCATTCGTGAGCTGGGCCAGCGCCATGGGCATCGAGCACGCCGCGTGGGTAGTGGGGCAGGGCATCCTGTCCGACGCGCTGGTGCAGATCGCCTGCTGGCATGACCTGCTGGTGCTCGAACGCGATCCGATGCGGACCTGGGCATCGCCCACCGACCTGGCCGCGCTGATCCTCGCGGTGGGCCTGCCGTGCATCGTGGTGCCGCCCCAGCCGGTGCGTGGCGTCGGTTTGTCGCGCGTGGCCATCGCATGGAATGGCGCGCCCGAGGCGATCCGCGCCGTGCATTCGGCCTTGCCGTTGCTGCAGCGGGCGGACGAGGTGGTGTTGCTGCGCGGCGCGCCCAAGGAAACGTTCCACGACGTGACCTGGAAGCCGCCGTTCGACATCGACGCCTATCTTCAGCGCCACGGCATCCGCGCCCGTTCGCAGGACCTGCTCACCAACGAGCACGACGCCGGCGAGGCGCTGCTCGAACAGGCGGATCGCTTCCACGCTGATCTTTTGGTGATGGGCGCCTATGGCCGTAGCCGGTTCAGTGAGTGGGCGCTCGGTGGCGCTACGCGGCATGTGTTGTGGCATGCGCGGTTGCCGGTGCTGTTCCGCCACTGA
- a CDS encoding universal stress protein, whose amino-acid sequence MRDIVVHSPGYRTWHGSVRYAAQLAVSMHATLTGLFIAPRSGTVPGPAQLAAEMAAYAQDDLHQAMLAGRDFAAWAGQLGVTDTYWQVAIGQAPDALATIGDWHDLLVLQGNASPGFPDERLVAEALLSGATCIAVPDANHAPGPVVHAMVAWNGSTSSSRALHAALPLLRGAKVVSLLQQAAVRDGGRLPDALAHLRAHGVPVAAVETVTGTDEDASDQVLAYASDTRADLIVMGASGRPRPGERPLGSTTGAVLARSRLPVLLKH is encoded by the coding sequence GTGCGCGATATCGTGGTCCATAGCCCGGGATACCGGACCTGGCATGGCAGCGTGCGTTACGCGGCGCAACTGGCCGTCTCGATGCACGCCACGCTGACCGGCCTCTTCATCGCACCGCGCAGCGGTACGGTGCCCGGGCCAGCGCAGCTCGCCGCGGAGATGGCCGCCTATGCGCAGGACGACCTGCACCAGGCGATGCTCGCCGGGCGCGATTTCGCGGCATGGGCGGGCCAGTTGGGGGTCACCGATACGTACTGGCAGGTCGCGATCGGTCAGGCGCCCGACGCCCTGGCGACAATCGGCGACTGGCACGATCTGCTGGTGTTGCAGGGTAATGCGTCACCGGGATTCCCGGACGAGCGGTTGGTCGCCGAGGCCTTGCTTTCCGGTGCCACCTGCATCGCCGTGCCCGACGCCAACCACGCACCCGGCCCCGTGGTACATGCGATGGTGGCGTGGAACGGCTCGACTTCATCCAGCCGTGCACTGCACGCCGCGCTGCCCCTTCTGCGCGGCGCAAAGGTCGTCTCCCTGCTGCAACAGGCTGCCGTTCGCGACGGCGGCAGACTGCCGGATGCGCTCGCACACCTGCGCGCGCATGGCGTCCCCGTCGCCGCGGTCGAAACCGTCACCGGCACGGACGAGGACGCCAGCGACCAGGTACTGGCCTACGCCAGCGATACGCGGGCAGACCTGATCGTCATGGGCGCCAGCGGACGCCCCCGTCCGGGCGAACGTCCCCTCGGCTCCACCACCGGCGCCGTGCTGGCGCGCAGCCGCCTGCCGGTATTGCTGAAGCACTGA
- a CDS encoding cytochrome b, translating to MSKQGKPAGERYTGLSIGVHWLTLALLVGVYACIELRELFPRGSDTRQALATWHYMLGLATFALVFLRLAFRLAGRTPPIQPPPPRWQQRLAGLVHLALYAFLVAMPLLGWLILSTENEPVPFFGMQLPPLAAPDRALSHSLEEIHETIGTAGYYLIGLHAAAALFHHYFMRDNTLLRMLPRHGHE from the coding sequence ATGAGCAAACAGGGCAAACCCGCCGGTGAGCGCTACACCGGCCTGTCGATCGGCGTGCACTGGCTGACGCTGGCGCTGCTGGTGGGCGTCTACGCCTGTATCGAACTGCGCGAGTTATTTCCCCGTGGCAGCGACACCCGCCAGGCGCTGGCGACCTGGCATTACATGCTCGGACTGGCCACGTTCGCACTGGTCTTCCTGCGTCTGGCGTTCCGCCTGGCCGGGCGCACGCCACCGATCCAGCCGCCGCCGCCGCGCTGGCAGCAACGGCTGGCTGGCCTGGTGCACCTGGCCTTGTATGCCTTCCTCGTGGCGATGCCGCTGCTCGGCTGGCTCATCCTGAGCACGGAAAACGAACCGGTGCCGTTCTTCGGCATGCAACTGCCGCCCCTGGCCGCGCCGGACCGTGCGCTCAGCCACAGCCTGGAAGAGATCCACGAAACCATCGGCACCGCCGGCTACTACCTGATCGGCCTGCACGCCGCCGCCGCGTTGTTCCATCACTACTTCATGCGGGACAACACGCTGCTGCGCATGCTGCCGCGCCACGGCCACGAGTGA
- a CDS encoding universal stress protein, whose product MNAVVHAQNRVPDGAARPTLPVANQPSDIVAIATTTSPWNPAVQVAATLAARWHSLLTGCFVDESLRMLRGPESEPSVMGLLLDTSVQDFEEGDAFRAFARSCGVPHASWVVAHTGLARVLRELGAWHSLAVLERDLVEAEALTELLGEVLLTCRLPSLILPPGWSREKPFQRVLVAWDGSTEATRAIHAALPFLQGARRVVLLDGGRPHSPEGECYLPHFEPFVYMARHGIEADPMCVGVPARTAGAALLKKADQVGADLIVMGAFAHSRMRERAIGCATRYVLEHAQIPIFLQH is encoded by the coding sequence ATGAATGCGGTAGTCCATGCCCAGAACCGCGTGCCCGATGGTGCCGCCAGGCCCACGCTGCCGGTGGCTAACCAACCGTCGGACATCGTGGCGATCGCCACGACGACCTCTCCTTGGAATCCCGCCGTGCAGGTGGCCGCGACGCTGGCCGCACGCTGGCACAGCCTGCTCACGGGCTGTTTCGTGGACGAGTCGCTGCGGATGCTGCGCGGTCCGGAAAGCGAGCCGTCCGTGATGGGCCTGCTGCTGGACACCTCCGTGCAGGACTTCGAGGAAGGGGACGCCTTCCGCGCCTTCGCGCGATCCTGCGGCGTGCCGCACGCCTCGTGGGTGGTGGCGCACACCGGGCTTGCGCGCGTCCTGCGCGAACTGGGCGCGTGGCACAGCCTGGCCGTGCTGGAACGCGACCTCGTCGAGGCCGAAGCCCTGACCGAGCTGCTCGGCGAAGTGCTGCTGACCTGCCGGTTGCCAAGCCTGATCCTGCCCCCCGGCTGGAGCCGCGAAAAACCATTCCAGCGCGTGCTGGTGGCATGGGACGGCAGCACCGAGGCCACCCGGGCCATCCATGCGGCCCTGCCTTTCCTCCAGGGCGCGCGGCGTGTGGTGCTGCTCGATGGCGGCCGCCCGCACAGCCCGGAGGGCGAGTGCTATCTCCCGCACTTCGAGCCTTTCGTGTACATGGCCCGCCATGGCATCGAAGCGGACCCGATGTGCGTGGGCGTACCGGCGCGCACCGCGGGCGCGGCCCTGCTGAAGAAAGCCGATCAGGTCGGTGCCGACCTGATCGTGATGGGCGCCTTCGCCCATTCGCGCATGCGCGAACGGGCGATCGGCTGCGCGACGCGCTACGTGCTGGAACACGCGCAGATCCCGATCTTCCTCCAGCACTGA
- a CDS encoding GNAT family N-acetyltransferase: MATLPTGIPSPANASPPVLLEGTHWIDHLRDGTVVLIRPLRPDDREREEDFLRAMSPDAKRLRFMCSFREASPALVDQLMDVDYDNRMAFVALAHEDGTLREVGISRYSTNGDRTRCECAVTVAEHWRHRGLAVTLMRHLIDMARQHGFKTMYSVDSADNRAMQELAAYLGFERALDPSDSTQVIHTLAL; this comes from the coding sequence ATGGCCACGCTACCCACCGGGATTCCTTCCCCCGCCAACGCCAGCCCACCCGTGCTGCTGGAGGGAACGCACTGGATCGACCACCTGCGCGACGGCACCGTGGTGCTGATCCGGCCGCTGCGCCCGGATGACCGCGAACGCGAGGAAGACTTCCTGCGCGCGATGTCGCCGGACGCCAAGCGCCTGCGCTTCATGTGCAGCTTCCGCGAAGCGAGCCCGGCGCTGGTCGACCAGCTGATGGACGTCGATTACGACAACCGCATGGCTTTCGTCGCGCTGGCGCACGAGGACGGCACGTTGCGCGAGGTCGGCATCAGCCGCTACAGCACCAACGGGGACCGCACGCGCTGCGAATGCGCCGTCACCGTGGCCGAACACTGGCGCCACCGCGGGCTGGCCGTGACGCTGATGCGCCACCTGATCGACATGGCCCGCCAGCACGGATTCAAGACGATGTATTCGGTCGACTCGGCGGACAACCGGGCGATGCAGGAGCTCGCCGCCTACCTGGGGTTCGAGCGCGCGCTCGATCCGAGCGACTCCACCCAGGTCATCCATACGCTGGCCTTGTGA
- a CDS encoding universal stress protein has product MYKHILLPTDGSEVSRRAVDMGLELAQALKARVYALHVILPFQALSYMTQIIPESETSYTEESVRWAERYLGEVRDKAMRAGVPCDSDYVFDKHPCDAILDTAKKRECDLIVMGSHGWHGFTKLLLGSETQKVLVRSQLPVLVCR; this is encoded by the coding sequence ATGTACAAGCACATCCTGTTGCCGACCGACGGTTCCGAAGTGTCCAGGCGGGCGGTCGACATGGGCCTGGAACTGGCCCAGGCGCTGAAGGCTCGCGTGTATGCACTGCACGTGATCCTGCCGTTCCAGGCGCTTTCCTACATGACGCAGATCATTCCCGAGAGCGAGACCAGCTACACCGAGGAGTCGGTGCGCTGGGCCGAACGCTATCTCGGCGAAGTGCGCGACAAGGCCATGCGCGCCGGCGTGCCCTGCGACAGCGACTACGTGTTCGACAAGCATCCCTGCGACGCGATCCTGGACACCGCGAAGAAGCGCGAGTGCGACCTGATCGTGATGGGCTCGCACGGCTGGCACGGCTTCACCAAGCTGTTGCTGGGCAGCGAAACGCAGAAGGTGCTCGTGCGCAGCCAGTTGCCGGTACTGGTCTGCCGTTGA
- a CDS encoding universal stress protein: MYEMIIDVDQMREDLPAIRLGLAVARQQQAFVSGVHIVAQMPSVTAIPDALAILEAEEESARRRAPWWQELCHRANVEGSWEVFRGVYVPVLATLSRMADLLVCSSPAGHRDLPVGWDNVTRTLFAGGVPVLLAPDDYEVRGAPERVLVAWNGSGESTEAIRAALPLLRKASEVHLLDGWHETLPGFGPPTLAVGEWLARQGVTVRQRRSFHPGEDAGVHLLREAEAMRADLLVMGAWGRSRISELVLGGTTHHVLSHAQLPLLLAH, from the coding sequence ATGTACGAAATGATCATCGACGTCGACCAGATGCGCGAGGATCTGCCCGCCATCCGGCTCGGCCTTGCCGTCGCGCGGCAGCAGCAGGCGTTCGTGTCGGGCGTCCATATCGTCGCGCAGATGCCCTCGGTGACGGCGATCCCCGATGCGCTGGCGATCCTCGAAGCGGAGGAGGAATCGGCGCGTCGGCGCGCGCCCTGGTGGCAGGAGTTGTGCCATCGCGCGAACGTGGAAGGCAGCTGGGAGGTCTTCCGCGGCGTGTACGTCCCGGTGCTGGCGACCCTCTCGCGGATGGCCGACCTGCTCGTGTGCAGCTCACCGGCGGGCCACCGGGATCTGCCAGTCGGCTGGGACAACGTCACGCGCACCCTCTTCGCCGGCGGCGTGCCGGTGCTGCTGGCGCCTGATGACTATGAAGTGCGCGGCGCGCCCGAGCGCGTGCTGGTGGCCTGGAACGGCTCGGGCGAATCCACCGAGGCGATCCGTGCCGCGCTGCCGCTACTGCGCAAGGCGTCGGAGGTCCACCTGCTCGATGGGTGGCACGAGACCCTGCCCGGCTTCGGTCCGCCCACCCTCGCCGTGGGCGAATGGCTGGCGCGCCAGGGCGTGACCGTGCGGCAGCGACGCTCGTTCCATCCCGGCGAGGACGCCGGCGTGCACCTGCTGCGCGAGGCCGAGGCCATGCGCGCGGACCTGCTGGTCATGGGCGCATGGGGACGCTCGCGGATCAGCGAACTGGTGCTCGGCGGGACCACCCATCACGTGCTCTCGCACGCGCAGTTGCCGCTGCTGCTCGCGCACTGA
- a CDS encoding phosphoketolase family protein gives MPMPLSDELLGRMDAYWRAANYLTVGQIYLQDNPLLEVPLERRHIKPRLLGHWGTTTGLNFIYVHLNRLIKAHDLSMIYVIGPGHGGPGLVAQSYLEGTYTETYPDIERDSNGMRRLFRQFSWPYGVPSHVAPETPGSIHEGGELGYSLAHAYGAAFDNPDLIVACIVGDGEAETGALATSWHSNKFLDPVRDGAVLPILHLNGYKIANPTLLARITPEELDALFRGYGYEPLLVEGDDPATVHRQLAAALDLALARIGEIQRNARAATDGHPPERPRWPMIVFRTPKGWTGPKVVDGLPVEGTWRAHQVPLKDFDKPGHVKLLEDWLLSYRPRELFDAEGRLRPELAELAPTGRRRMGANPHANGGMLLQPLTLPPFRDHAVAVPSPGAVEMESTRALGRYLREVMRLNADACNFRLFGPDETASNRLQDVFEATSKAWMAAIEPVDVNLAPEGRVMEVLSEHLCQGWLEGYLLTGRHGLFSCYEAFIHIIDSMFNQHAKWLKTTRQIPWRAPIASLNYLLSSHVWRQDHNGFSHQDPGFLDHVANKKADVVRIYLPPDANCLLSVADHCLRSRNYVNVIVAGKQPAPQWLDIDAAARHCSVGAGIWTWAGNAGDAEPDVVMACAGDVPTLETLAAVTLLRDYAPDLRVRVVNVVDLMVLQPPGEHPHALSDHDFDALFTRDKPVIFAFHGYPGLIHRLAYRRHNHDNLHVRGYKEEGTTTTPFDMTVMNNLDRYQLALDAILRVPRLAHLASDATDRYWTTMERHRLYISEHGEDLPEVATWQWTPGTPST, from the coding sequence ATGCCCATGCCGCTGTCCGACGAGCTGCTCGGCCGCATGGACGCCTATTGGCGCGCGGCCAACTACCTCACGGTCGGCCAGATCTACCTGCAGGACAACCCGCTGCTGGAGGTGCCGCTGGAGCGCCGGCACATCAAGCCGCGCCTGCTCGGGCACTGGGGCACCACCACCGGGCTCAACTTCATCTACGTGCACCTGAACCGGCTGATCAAGGCGCACGACCTGTCCATGATCTACGTGATCGGCCCGGGGCACGGCGGTCCCGGCCTGGTCGCGCAGTCGTATCTGGAAGGCACCTACACCGAGACGTACCCGGACATCGAACGCGACAGCAACGGCATGCGACGGCTGTTCCGCCAGTTCTCCTGGCCCTACGGCGTGCCCAGCCACGTGGCGCCGGAAACGCCGGGCTCGATCCACGAAGGCGGCGAGCTCGGCTACTCGCTGGCGCACGCCTACGGCGCCGCGTTCGACAACCCCGACCTGATCGTCGCGTGCATCGTGGGCGACGGGGAGGCCGAGACCGGCGCGCTGGCGACCAGCTGGCACTCGAACAAATTCCTCGACCCGGTGCGCGACGGCGCGGTGCTGCCGATCCTGCATCTGAACGGCTACAAGATCGCCAACCCGACGCTGCTGGCGCGCATCACCCCCGAGGAACTGGACGCGCTTTTCCGCGGTTACGGCTACGAGCCGCTGCTGGTCGAGGGCGACGATCCGGCCACGGTGCACCGGCAGCTCGCCGCCGCGCTGGACCTCGCACTCGCGCGAATCGGCGAGATCCAGCGCAACGCCCGGGCGGCGACGGACGGCCACCCGCCGGAACGGCCGCGCTGGCCGATGATCGTGTTCCGCACGCCCAAGGGCTGGACCGGTCCGAAAGTGGTCGATGGCCTGCCGGTGGAAGGCACCTGGCGCGCGCACCAGGTGCCGCTGAAAGACTTCGACAAGCCCGGGCACGTGAAGCTGCTCGAGGACTGGCTGCTGAGCTACCGCCCGCGCGAACTGTTCGACGCCGAGGGCCGCCTAAGGCCGGAACTGGCCGAACTTGCGCCGACCGGGCGCCGGCGCATGGGCGCGAATCCACACGCCAACGGCGGCATGCTGCTGCAGCCGCTCACCCTGCCCCCGTTCCGCGACCACGCCGTCGCCGTGCCCTCACCGGGCGCGGTGGAAATGGAATCCACCCGCGCGCTTGGCCGCTACCTGCGCGAGGTGATGCGACTGAACGCGGACGCATGCAACTTCCGCCTGTTCGGTCCCGACGAGACCGCCTCCAACCGGCTGCAGGACGTCTTCGAGGCCACCTCCAAGGCATGGATGGCGGCGATCGAACCGGTGGACGTGAACCTCGCGCCGGAGGGGCGCGTGATGGAGGTGCTGAGCGAGCACCTGTGCCAAGGCTGGCTGGAGGGCTATCTGCTGACCGGCCGGCACGGGTTGTTCTCCTGCTACGAGGCGTTCATCCACATCATCGATTCGATGTTCAACCAGCACGCCAAGTGGCTCAAGACCACGCGGCAGATTCCCTGGCGCGCCCCGATCGCCTCGCTCAACTACCTGCTCAGCTCGCACGTGTGGCGACAGGACCACAACGGCTTCTCGCACCAGGACCCGGGCTTCCTCGACCACGTCGCAAACAAGAAGGCCGACGTGGTTCGCATCTACCTGCCGCCCGATGCCAACTGCCTGCTGTCGGTGGCCGACCACTGCCTGCGCAGCCGCAACTACGTCAACGTGATCGTGGCGGGGAAGCAGCCCGCTCCGCAGTGGCTGGACATCGACGCGGCCGCCCGCCACTGCAGCGTCGGCGCGGGCATCTGGACATGGGCCGGCAACGCCGGCGACGCCGAACCCGACGTGGTGATGGCGTGCGCCGGCGACGTGCCGACGCTGGAAACGCTCGCCGCCGTCACGCTGTTGCGCGACTACGCGCCGGACCTGCGCGTGCGCGTGGTCAACGTGGTCGACCTGATGGTGCTGCAGCCGCCGGGCGAGCATCCGCACGCATTGAGCGATCACGACTTCGATGCGCTGTTCACCCGCGACAAGCCGGTGATCTTCGCGTTCCACGGCTACCCCGGCCTGATCCATCGCCTCGCCTACCGCCGCCACAACCACGACAACCTGCACGTGCGCGGCTACAAGGAAGAAGGCACCACCACCACGCCGTTCGACATGACGGTGATGAACAACCTGGACCGCTACCAGCTCGCACTGGACGCGATCCTGCGCGTGCCGCGCCTCGCGCACCTCGCCTCGGACGCGACCGACCGCTACTGGACCACGATGGAGCGCCACCGCCTGTACATCAGCGAGCACGGCGAGGACCTGCCTGAAGTGGCCACGTGGCAATGGACGCCCGGGACGCCTTCGACGTGA
- a CDS encoding acetate/propionate family kinase — protein MDARDAFDVNPGGFHVLALNCGSSSLKFGLFGARGCEMHPRVTGEAQAIGSSAGLLRVRDGRGGTTLHEETVAIADSVQAFTRIARLLAGLDVPAPDAIGHRIVHGGPQLRTHARIDAAVMAQLEAASIFAPLHVPTALAVVRAAQARYPSLPQVACLDTAFHAGLPEAARTLPIDRALQADGVQRYGFHGLSCASILAHWPEAPPRLVIAHLGSGASVTAVRDGRSVDTSMGMTPNGGVMMATRSGDLDPGVLAWLVREKGMDARGLERLIDHRSGLLGVSGISGDLRRLRQLERKEPVAKLAIDMFVLSVRKQIAAMAAVLHGIDALVFTGGIGEHDAQARADICEGLGWAGIRLDESRNRGGALRIGTRDAACEVRVMPSEEERQICRHVHVLLAGAGDQREDSASSPPLQSPSSFDACNQAGSG, from the coding sequence ATGGACGCCCGGGACGCCTTCGACGTGAACCCCGGTGGCTTCCACGTACTGGCGCTCAACTGCGGCTCGTCCTCGCTGAAGTTCGGGCTGTTCGGCGCGCGCGGGTGCGAGATGCATCCGCGCGTCACCGGCGAGGCGCAGGCGATCGGCAGCTCGGCGGGCCTTTTGCGCGTGCGCGACGGCCGCGGCGGCACCACCCTGCACGAGGAAACCGTCGCGATCGCCGACAGCGTGCAGGCCTTCACGCGCATCGCCCGGCTGCTGGCCGGCCTGGACGTGCCGGCGCCCGATGCGATCGGACACCGGATCGTGCACGGAGGGCCGCAGTTGCGCACGCATGCGCGCATCGATGCGGCGGTGATGGCGCAGTTGGAGGCGGCCAGCATCTTCGCGCCGTTGCACGTGCCCACGGCGCTGGCGGTGGTCCGCGCCGCGCAGGCACGCTATCCCTCGCTGCCGCAGGTGGCCTGCCTCGACACCGCATTCCATGCCGGCCTCCCCGAAGCGGCACGTACGTTGCCCATCGACCGCGCGCTGCAGGCCGATGGCGTGCAGCGCTACGGCTTCCACGGGCTGTCCTGCGCCTCAATCCTGGCGCATTGGCCGGAGGCGCCGCCGCGGCTGGTGATCGCCCACCTTGGGAGCGGCGCCAGTGTCACCGCGGTACGCGATGGCCGCTCCGTCGACACCAGCATGGGCATGACGCCCAACGGCGGCGTGATGATGGCCACGCGCAGCGGCGACCTGGACCCGGGCGTGCTGGCCTGGCTGGTCCGCGAGAAAGGCATGGACGCGCGCGGCCTCGAACGCCTGATCGATCATCGCTCCGGCCTGCTCGGCGTGTCGGGGATCAGCGGCGACCTGCGCCGGCTGCGCCAGCTGGAACGCAAGGAACCGGTCGCGAAGCTGGCGATCGACATGTTCGTGCTCTCGGTGCGCAAGCAGATCGCCGCGATGGCGGCGGTGCTGCACGGCATCGACGCACTGGTGTTCACCGGCGGGATCGGCGAACACGACGCGCAGGCACGCGCGGACATCTGCGAAGGGCTGGGGTGGGCGGGGATCCGGCTGGACGAATCACGCAACCGGGGCGGCGCACTGCGCATCGGCACGCGCGACGCCGCCTGCGAGGTGCGCGTCATGCCTTCGGAAGAGGAGCGCCAGATCTGCCGCCACGTGCACGTTTTGCTGGCCGGCGCGGGCGATCAGCGCGAGGACAGCGCCTCGTCGCCACCGCTGCAGTCGCCGAGCAGTTTCGACGCCTGCAACCAGGCCGGATCCGGGTAG
- a CDS encoding murein L,D-transpeptidase catalytic domain family protein gives MPAFARRLAAAALLLAPLAAGASPAAADNLARALSQAAPEANPKVLALASRALTCVQRSRPANTLSVIDYSLPSTTPRLWVFQLGQQPRLLFQERVAHGRNSGDNMATRFSNQPGSLMSSLGTFVTDGTYTGHNGYSLRLKGVDGRFNDRAEERAIVIHGASYVSEAFARSQGRLGRSWGCPAVRAGVAHKLIDAIADHSVVFAYYPDPAWLQASKLLGDCSGGDEALSSR, from the coding sequence ATGCCTGCCTTCGCCCGACGCCTTGCCGCCGCCGCGCTCTTGCTCGCCCCCCTGGCAGCCGGCGCATCTCCCGCCGCCGCCGACAACCTGGCCCGGGCCCTGAGCCAGGCGGCCCCCGAGGCCAATCCGAAAGTGCTGGCGCTGGCGTCCCGGGCGCTGACCTGCGTGCAACGCAGCAGGCCGGCGAACACGCTGAGTGTGATCGACTATTCGCTTCCCTCCACCACGCCCCGGTTGTGGGTGTTCCAGCTTGGCCAGCAGCCGCGCCTGTTGTTCCAGGAGCGTGTCGCGCACGGGCGCAACAGCGGCGACAACATGGCGACGCGTTTTTCCAACCAGCCGGGCAGCCTGATGTCGAGCCTGGGCACCTTCGTCACCGACGGCACCTACACCGGGCACAACGGCTATTCGCTGCGGCTGAAGGGTGTCGACGGACGCTTCAACGACCGCGCGGAGGAACGCGCGATCGTGATCCATGGCGCCAGCTACGTGAGCGAAGCCTTCGCCCGGAGCCAGGGCCGGTTGGGCCGCAGCTGGGGATGCCCGGCGGTGCGCGCGGGCGTCGCGCACAAGCTGATCGACGCGATCGCCGACCACTCGGTGGTGTTCGCCTACTACCCGGATCCGGCCTGGTTGCAGGCGTCGAAACTGCTCGGCGACTGCAGCGGTGGCGACGAGGCGCTGTCCTCGCGCTGA